A DNA window from Helianthus annuus cultivar XRQ/B chromosome 15, HanXRQr2.0-SUNRISE, whole genome shotgun sequence contains the following coding sequences:
- the LOC110925448 gene encoding protein DMP10 produces MANQSPQQEHLPPPHRPSGRPRRPNCRNLAHPVHKTLAAASNLANLLPTSMVLAFRALTPSFTNSGTTCIPVNRYLTSSLIGVSSIICFLSSFTDSFIDPFDKKLYYGIATFKGFYIFNYGSYGTHHHCCEQEVKAANDDEDVEGLKRLKINGIDVVHAFVSLVVFLVFAFSDIDVQRCMFPHSGANLSVVMMNLPLGVGILASFLFTIFPTTRRGLGYADCPLHER; encoded by the coding sequence ATGGCTAACCAATCTCCACAACAAGAACACTTGCCACCACCGCACAGGCCTTCCGGCCGGCCAAGGCGGCCGAACTGCCGCAACTTGGCTCACCCGGTCCACAAGACCTTAGCCGCTGCATCCAACCTAGCCAACCTCCTTCCAACCAGCATGGTTCTAGCCTTCCGAGCCCTCACTCCATCATTCACCAATAGTGGCACCACTTGCATACCAGTAAACCGCTATCTCACCTCCTCGCTAATCGGCGTTTCGTCCATCATTTGCTTCTTATCCTCCTTCACTGACAGCTTCATTGACCCCTTTGATAAAAAACTTTACTATGGTATTGCAACCTTCAaagggttttatatatttaattatggTTCTTATGGAACTCACCACCATTGTTGTGAACAAGAAGTAAAAGCagcaaatgatgatgaagatgtagAGGGGTTGAAAAGGTTAAAAATCAATGGCATTGATGTTGTTCATGCTTTTGTTTCTCTTGTTGTGTTCTTGGTGTTTGCTTTTAGCGATATCGATGTGCAAAGGTGCATGTTTCCTCATTCGGGTGCGAATTTGAGTGTTGTAATGATGAATTTGCCGTTGGGTGTTGGGATTTTGGCGAGCTTTTTGTTCACCATATTCCCAACTACGCGTAGAGGGCTTGGTTATGCTGATTGTCCTCTGCATGAAAGATGA